In Epilithonimonas zeae, a single window of DNA contains:
- the pckA gene encoding phosphoenolpyruvate carboxykinase (ATP) → MDKLKSYLEHQGILNPKEIIHNPTYEEIFQAEMDPNNSGFAKGVLTKSGAVAVKTGIFTGRSPKDRYIVKDNITRDTIWWDGNINRPTTVEVFDELKDIVTKDLSGDRIYVIDTFCGSNEDTRLKVRFVTKVAWQAHFVMNMFIRPSHYDLQNYGDPDFVVINSSESVNPNWEQHGLNSEVFVMFDLTKKMQIIGGTWYGGEMKKGMFAIMNYYLPLKGMASMHCSANVGEDGDVAVFFGLSGTGKTTLSADPKRYLIGDDEHGWDNNGVFNYEGGCYAKVIDLSKEKEPDIYGAIRRDALLENVVTDDEGNVDYTDGSITENTRVSYPIYHISKIVLPSKAGHASKIIYLSADAFGVLPPVSILTDQQAQYHFLCGYTSKLAGTERGITEPTPSFSPAFGEAFLTLHPTMYSKTLIGKMKEHGAKAYLVNTGWNGTGKRISLKDTRAIIDAIIDGSIDKADTNKVPVMNLEFPVALPNVSENILDPRDTYENNSDWEAKAKDLAARYIKYFEQFTDNDEALELVSSGPILSEVHQD, encoded by the coding sequence ATGGACAAGTTAAAATCTTATCTTGAACACCAAGGTATTCTCAATCCGAAAGAGATCATCCACAATCCTACTTACGAAGAAATTTTCCAGGCAGAAATGGACCCGAACAATTCCGGATTTGCTAAAGGCGTTTTGACAAAGTCGGGGGCTGTGGCTGTAAAAACCGGAATTTTTACCGGCAGGTCTCCAAAAGACAGATATATTGTAAAAGACAATATCACTCGGGATACGATTTGGTGGGACGGAAACATCAATCGTCCAACCACAGTCGAAGTTTTTGATGAGTTAAAAGACATCGTAACCAAAGACCTTTCTGGCGACAGAATCTATGTTATCGATACATTTTGTGGTTCTAACGAAGACACGAGATTGAAAGTAAGGTTCGTGACAAAAGTGGCTTGGCAAGCTCATTTTGTGATGAATATGTTCATTCGTCCTTCTCATTATGACCTTCAAAATTATGGCGATCCGGATTTTGTAGTCATCAATTCTTCCGAATCTGTCAATCCAAATTGGGAACAACACGGACTTAATTCTGAAGTGTTTGTAATGTTCGATTTGACCAAGAAAATGCAGATCATCGGTGGAACTTGGTATGGCGGAGAAATGAAGAAAGGAATGTTCGCGATAATGAATTATTACCTTCCATTGAAAGGAATGGCTTCTATGCATTGTTCCGCAAACGTAGGCGAGGACGGCGATGTAGCAGTTTTCTTCGGACTTTCCGGAACTGGGAAAACAACGCTTTCTGCTGACCCGAAACGCTATTTGATTGGTGATGATGAGCACGGTTGGGATAACAACGGTGTTTTCAATTACGAAGGTGGTTGCTATGCAAAAGTGATTGACCTTAGTAAAGAAAAAGAACCGGATATTTACGGCGCAATCAGAAGAGATGCGTTGTTGGAAAATGTGGTTACGGATGACGAAGGTAATGTAGATTACACCGACGGCTCGATTACGGAAAATACAAGGGTTTCCTATCCAATTTATCATATCAGCAAAATTGTTTTGCCTTCCAAAGCTGGTCATGCGAGTAAAATCATTTATTTGTCGGCTGACGCATTCGGGGTTTTGCCTCCGGTTTCTATCCTGACAGACCAACAGGCGCAATATCATTTCCTTTGCGGATATACATCAAAATTAGCAGGAACAGAACGCGGTATCACAGAACCGACACCTTCTTTTTCACCGGCATTTGGAGAAGCATTTTTGACATTGCATCCAACAATGTATTCCAAAACGTTGATTGGAAAAATGAAGGAGCACGGCGCGAAAGCTTATTTGGTAAATACAGGCTGGAACGGAACTGGAAAGAGAATTTCTCTCAAAGATACCAGAGCGATTATCGATGCTATTATTGATGGAAGCATTGATAAAGCTGATACGAATAAAGTTCCAGTAATGAATTTGGAATTCCCTGTTGCATTACCAAATGTTTCCGAAAACATTCTTGACCCAAGAGATACGTATGAGAATAATTCTGATTGGGAAGCTAAAGCTAAAGATTTGGCTGCAAGATATATTAAGTATTTTGAGCAGTTTACAGATAATGATGAAGCTCTGGAGTTGGTTTCTTCGGGACCGATTTTGTCAGAAGTTCATCAGGACTAA
- a CDS encoding MBL fold metallo-hydrolase, which produces MLHVKSFAFNPFSENTYIIYNDEKEAFLIDPGNMPEAETETLHSFIKANELKIKNILLTHAHIDHIIGLQWAYDTFDVPVLIHSDEMEILDRASFTAKNYGFFFPAFRGEIQHIKEGEKLNLGLETVEIYDVPGHSPGSVAFYNQENGFVISGDALFMMSIGRTDLHKGDYDQLISSIKNKLLTLPENTKVYSGHGEPTSIGFEKEHNPFLK; this is translated from the coding sequence TCATTTATAACGATGAAAAGGAAGCTTTTCTTATAGATCCGGGAAATATGCCCGAAGCTGAAACCGAAACTTTGCACAGCTTCATCAAAGCAAATGAACTTAAAATCAAAAATATTTTGTTGACGCACGCTCACATTGACCATATTATTGGCTTACAATGGGCTTATGATACTTTTGATGTTCCGGTTTTGATTCATTCTGATGAGATGGAAATTCTTGACCGCGCTTCATTTACAGCTAAAAATTATGGTTTTTTCTTTCCTGCTTTCAGAGGGGAAATTCAGCATATTAAAGAAGGAGAAAAATTAAACTTAGGTTTAGAAACCGTTGAAATCTACGACGTTCCTGGACATTCGCCTGGAAGTGTGGCTTTTTATAATCAGGAAAATGGATTTGTAATTTCAGGTGATGCACTTTTTATGATGAGCATTGGGAGAACCGACCTTCACAAAGGCGATTATGACCAATTAATTTCAAGTATTAAAAATAAATTGTTGACTTTGCCAGAAAATACCAAAGTTTACAGTGGTCACGGAGAACCAACATCAATTGGTTTTGAAAAAGAACATAATCCTTTCCTTAAATAA